Sequence from the Esox lucius isolate fEsoLuc1 chromosome 6, fEsoLuc1.pri, whole genome shotgun sequence genome:
ttcagcatgcgctgggacggtttgcagccgagtgtgaagcggtggggatgaaaatcagtacctccaaatccgaggccatggtcctcagtcggaaaagggtggcttgcccgcttcaggttggtggagagtgcctgcctcaagtggaggagtttaagtatctaggggtcttgttcacgagtgagggaaggatggaacgggagattgacagacggatcggtgcagcttctgcagtaatgcagtcgatgtatcggtctgtcgtggtgaagaaagagctgagccgcaaggcgaagctctcgatttaccagtcaatctacgttcctactctcacctatggtcatgagctttgggtcatgaccgaaaggacaagatcccggatacaggcggccgaaatgagctttctccgcagggtggccgggcgatcccttagagatagggtgagaagctcggtcacccgggaggagctcagagtagagcccctgctcctccacatcgagaggggtcagctgaggtggcttgggcatctttttcggatgcctccggaacgccttcctgggaaggtgttccggtcccgtcccaccgggaggagaccccggggaagacctaggactcgctggagggactatgtctcccggctggcctgggaacgcctcggtgtccccccggaagagctagaggaagtgtctggggagagggaagtctgggcatccctgcttagactgctgcccccgcgacccggccccggataagcggaagaagatggtatggtatggtatggtctCTTACGTGTAACAGAAATTCTCGCGCTTGAAAGTCACTTTATCAAGTCCCAGAAATTTCTGAAATTCCACTGTTTTAAATGGAAGATGGGTTGATTTAAGGAAATATCAGTTTATCACAGTATGCTAAATGAAGATAACATTATCAAGTAAATCCTGCTAAATTACATTGTAcgcaataactttttcaaacaGTCGCAAAGACTTAAGATGCATCACACCCCCTCACATGAAAATGTTGCCCATTTCATTACAGAGACAGTGGTTTATTCACAATAATTACGATATACATTTTATCACTCTCATATATATCTAGTTGGTTGTAAATATGTAAGAAAAAGGCACATGAAATAAAGGAAAGTTCAAACATCCAACAGTAGAAAGCAACACATAACTCATCTCAAAGCCTTCTAAAATTATGCCTACTATTTtacagtaatttaaaaaaatgtgtttgcataaataattgttttcaataATTACAAACTATCAACAGTCATTATAGTGAAAGAATGTCCAAATATACACCGTTTATGATGAGCCTCAAtctgtttttgtatttcacaCAAAACACTTGTAATATATCTGGACCTGAAAGGCAAACAATGAAATCTATCTTTAACCGAAGGGTGGCTGTACTTAAAGACCCCCTTTTTAACCATTCCGAGTCAATCACTACACCAGTTTCACACTGGAACCAAAGCCCCACACACTGAAGGCCGGGTAGAGAGGCTCTATGAAGGTCCCCTGTACCCTGTGAAGGAGGTTCATGCTATCGGACACACTGTAAAATGCCAGAGTCCCCATCACTTTGTCCACATACACCCCCACCTTCAAAGACCTGGGCTTGGCTATATCTGTGCTCTGGTTCTTGTGCACAAAGGAGTATTTGTCCTCGGAGCAGTACAGACTCCAGGACTTGTCGTTCCAGCCCAGGCTGCATTCATTGTTGTTCCCCTTGCGCTTGATGCTCTGGTATGTGACAGCGACATCCACCTCTGTTCCGCGCCAGTCTACCTCCCAGTAGCAGCGACTTCCGGACAGGGCCTGCTTACACAGCACCTGGGATAGAAGTGAGTTGAATTTAAAGGCTTGAGTTAATTGGACATTGATTGGACCATTTCTCCAGCATGgtaaaattgttttaaaaaactaTGTAAACCTTTGAGAAAGCCCTGTCCTTTTCTGGTGTGAAATCATTCTGTCTGAGCCTGGAGAACTCCAGACTACTTTGGTACAGAACAGCTCCTCCCATACTGGATTTTAACATTTTGGACAAACGCCATGTTCTTCTCACCTGCTGCCAGTGGTCAAACCTGTCTGGGTGGTCAGGGTAGTTTTTGGGTTCGCTCTTCATCTTGGCTACAGTGTTGCCCTCAGACAAGTGCAGGTTTGGATGGGCACTGTTGACATCCAGGGTTAGCGGGATCAGATCTGGGGCAGAGGAATAAAGGTTTTTGGATTGAAAAGGTGGTCCAAACTGCTTAATAGTACATGTGCCCCATGATTCACCCGAATGGGCCTTCAGATCTGCTAACAAGTTCAACAGGTGCACCATTTAACAGGCATCTTAACATGCTGCTTCAAACCTTGGTATGGCAACGTTTGAGAGGGTTCCTTGACCCTAAGCTCCATGCCACCCAGGACCTCTACACCAGAAGCTGTCAGAAGTATGTCCTAAAAACAGTCCACAGCCACATAAGCCTCAGTTCTCTAAACTATTGCATGGCTGGCGTGGCATGAGGTATAAGTGCCCTATGTCTataacagacagaggaacattATAGCTTCTACCCCAAATACATAGGACTGTTGAACAAGATGGGCGATTGTGAAACGGCTACCTGGCCATCCTCCATTATGCTTTAGCAGAGAATATAGTCACACAATGTGAACCTGAATAAGTActgcacacacacctacactttCGCAGCCAGCAAATAATGTAAAAGTACGCTGTTGCTCTCACTGTTTATTATCTGTCCACTACTGATCCTAAccatatgtacatacatttacactgaacaaaattataaacgcaacacttttgtttttcccccatttatcatgagctgaattcaaagatctaagactttctctatgtacacaaatctgtctaaatctgtgttagtgagcacttctcctttgctgagataatccatccacctcacaggtgtggcacatcaagatgctgattagacagcatgattattgcacaggtgtgccttaggctggccacaataaaaggccactctaaaagggctgattttaaggttttactcttaacctataaatcaatacatggacttgctcctacttaccttgctgaaatgatccagccatacacacctacacgtaaccttagatcgcaagatgcaggccttttatttgtacctagaatttctaaacaaacagttggcggcagggccttttctcatagagctccactcctgtggaatgatctgccaattaaggttagaaatgcaaactcagtgcaaactttcaagtgtctactaaaaactcatctctacagcacggtttataattaggtgtagcctggcccgggggcgtgaagatgaccagtaggcttgatactgtccacccttgctgtcttgccaggtgggctctcgtcgccactgggatgccctccctccaatgcccttcgggggaagagtcactggcttgttgttgactctctattgcgcacttgtgcagttgggctgtacgctgctagcaatactcggccctcattcaggggggttgcggttggtgggtgtccctttggttgatgcctggcaatgtggttggattgatttcctgcctgttgggccctgtccggggcctcccccgggtagggccacagtgtcaccggacccccccgtctcagtttccaaggtgttacgctgctatattattgtgctgggggacatgagggatgtactactaacttttctcagtttcctccaattttaaattttagaaggagatgaggtcctggtccacacctgcggattacctggtttggggggaccgttgctgttcctgtccttgtccacctggtcatacttctgacctagtctaaaatcgaatatactctggatttagccaagagaaatgtatttattattccaattggactcttaatatctcacccggcacagccagaagaggactggtcacccctctgagcctgggtcctctctaggtttcttcctaaaattcgaccttcttagggagtttttcctagccactgaaattcaacactgctgttgtttgctccttggggtttaaggccgggtgtctctgtaaagcactttgtgacaactgctgttgtaaaaagcgctttataaatacattttgattgattgattgattgaaaatgtgcagttccatcacacagcacaatgccacagatgttgcaagagaaataggccttttgtgtacatagagaaagtcttagatctttgagttcagctcatgataaataggggCAGTGtggcatttataattttgttcagtgtaaattaCCTCATACCCCCATGCATGCTCTTTGAACTCATGGTTCCAAGCCTCCAATCATTACAGCCTCTTCTCATTCCACTTCATTGGCTGTTCATTCAGTGTCCCCCACCCTAAAGAAACCTTGTTAACAGTTTATCCCCCTTTGTATTCTTCCCAGATcacaacacacaatcacaaatacCTCACCTTACAGGCCTCACTAGCCACAAATACCAGCCTCCACCCACTCCACCTCTATTTGCACTGCAGTGTGTAAATAAACGAGTTCATTGTACCATCATCTCAAGCTCCTCACTGTGTTCCGAGCAACGCCCCATGGTGGCAGTAAAGTCCTGAGTCTTACATGAAACAACATTATACAGTCTCCTTTGTTTTAAAGGCCCTACCTTAGTGGAACTACCAATACAATATGCTGTTTCCTTATTGTTGCCCAAGAGGATTCAAAAGCAGTTGTTAGAGAAACTCCTTCCACATATGATCGAGTGCCAACACAGGACAAAGTTTTGTTTAATCATAATGGGCAGTTTTTCACTGGTCTGAGTGACAACATTTTCTGTTCAGATCTAGTACTACTGGATGGTTTTTCACCTAACCTGTTCTGCAGATACGTCTTCATGGAAGGCTGGAATCCAGCCTTGACCCTCCCAAGTTACACTGTAATCGTTTTCGaataatttgcacctgttttgatgCACCTGATTCAATTTTATCTGATGGTGAATGGAGGAGTATACTAACTTTTTACCCTCATaagaaaattgcatttctgttaatTTTAATAGCACATCTGGTTTACTtttaaattgggttacctttatcaaagaatgtggttggaatttagttCAAATATCCATGACAACTTTCCAGGGAATGTACTAacttttttcacatgactaCAGAGATGGTATGCTTTACCAAAAGCTTTTAATTTAGTCTCATCTTTTGACAGGAGATCCCGAAAGGATTGTGGtatgttcaggtgtgttttgataaattgcactcaggctttctgatgtctttctctcattttgGTCTTCATGGTTCTTACTATACATTTTGTCTGAATAAGAAGGTAAGTTGGCTCCTCCCCAATAATAACAACacttacaaaaaatattttaaaaaaatgaatgtgcCCACCCAATCTCAAACTCAGTACTACAGCATTGGGCCCATGCAATAAGGAAATTGAATCCTTCCTGCAAATAAACATGACGAATTGCTGTCACAGGGGACGGCGCTTGGGTCAGTGTTGTTTgaataaacaaattaacatgACTCACATTTCTTGAAATCTTCCCTTGTCTTAGGTTCAGAATCTTCTAGTTCTCTCCTCGCATTAGGTTCTAGCGCCTGAATGAGGTGGACCTCCTTCACtgtgtggagacagacaggcttaTTCAACTGAAAGAAGCCAGTTGTGACAACAGAATTAAGACATAAAAGATAGCATGACTTAGAAAAATGCAGTAAATAACCTGCAGTGGCGATTTTGCTCATTTCATTCTTGTTGACTTCCTCCACTTGCACCTTCAGTGCAGCTATTGCTCTCTTGGCCCCATCAAAGGAGTAGTTGGGAGCCACAGTTAAATTGTTCAGGTCCTCATACCCAGAGGGACCAGCTAGAGACTGCCAGCTCTTCAGGAACGAATAAGGAAAGTAGTGAATGATGATCATTTTTAGCAATTCAGTCAAACAGCTATGTTGATAATGGAACCTGTAAATGTAATGGCATTGACTAATTCAGCACCTAGAAACAAATTCAAATTACTTAAAGGTTCAAATACAATTTCATGGACAGGTGAAACGTTGTTTCACTACCACTTTTGCCTAGTAGACGTTAGAAGTGCCTTGTGAGAAGTGATACTCCAGATATGTCCCGTTCCCGTGCCGGTTCCAGTAGCCAAATAAACTCAATGTGTAAGTGTACATCCTATGTTTTACCAACCTGTAGGAAGTGTATGTGGTCGTCAGTGTGTGAGAGTTTCTCCAGGTCAGTGTGTTTCTTCCTCAGCAGGGTGATCTCTTCCTCCAGGCGGGCCAGCAGTCCTTCAGCCTGGACCACCGTGGTCCTCTCTTGGGCCTGAACCAGCTCTCTCACCTCTACGTACCTTCTCTCAATGGAGCGCAGCAGCTCTGTGAAGATTCGCTCGTTTTCGTCCAACACCACCTGGGCAGAGTGCTGTATGGACGGAGAGGGAGGCATAGGGGATATTGAAGATTGAATGAAAGAACAGATATAGAAGCCATATCGGGCCAGGTGGAGAAAAGCAGAAACTTCCCACTTTGTTACAAGTAGCCTTTTGCTAGTGTTTGGAGGTTTATTGATATGATTCCCACTAATATGCTCTACCACCAATTGCATACATGCAAAGATTTATTTTAGGACATTTTTCACCTTGACTGATTCCATTGCCTGCTGAAGGTCTGTCCACTTCTTCACTCTCTGATCAATCCTCTGCTGAGACTTCATTAGAGTAGGACCCAGCTGTTTCTGTAGGGTGCAACATTTACACCATGTAATAGGAACATCAGCATATGAACTAGGCCCGATGGAAGACATCATGTCTAATGCGAAATGTAATAAGGGCTTTATGAATGCATACATAGGGGGCGTAAAAGCCAGCTTCAGACAGCAATAGAACTTGGGGCTTCCAAGTGAGGAATCCTGCATTGCCAGAATGTAGTGTTAAAAATCCAACATACCTGTTTCTCAGTCCTCTCAGTGCCAGCCGGCACAATGTTGTGGTTCTTATGTTCATCCATGATGCAGAGAACACAGACGGACGTCTGGTCGGTCCGGCAGAACACCTCCAACAGCTTTTCATGCTGGGCACAGAGCTTCTCCCTCATCTGGCCAGTGGCCTTCACCAGCTTATGT
This genomic interval carries:
- the ftr14l gene encoding tripartite motif-containing protein 16, whose protein sequence is MDEHKNHNIVPAGTERTEKQKQLGPTLMKSQQRIDQRVKKWTDLQQAMESVKHSAQVVLDENERIFTELLRSIERRYVEVRELVQAQERTTVVQAEGLLARLEEEITLLRKKHTDLEKLSHTDDHIHFLQSWQSLAGPSGYEDLNNLTVAPNYSFDGAKRAIAALKVQVEEVNKNEMSKIATAVKEVHLIQALEPNARRELEDSEPKTREDFKKYLIPLTLDVNSAHPNLHLSEGNTVAKMKSEPKNYPDHPDRFDHWQQVLCKQALSGSRCYWEVDWRGTEVDVAVTYQSIKRKGNNNECSLGWNDKSWSLYCSEDKYSFVHKNQSTDIAKPRSLKVGVYVDKVMGTLAFYSVSDSMNLLHRVQGTFIEPLYPAFSVWGFGSSVKLV